The following proteins are co-located in the Synchiropus splendidus isolate RoL2022-P1 chromosome 14, RoL_Sspl_1.0, whole genome shotgun sequence genome:
- the slco3a1a gene encoding solute carrier organic anion transporter family member 3A1, translating into MQVKKQRDSERSGADMLERDAPRKSPSCFSNIKIFLIAECALMLAQGTVGAYLVSVLTTLERRFNLQSADVGVIASSFEIGNLALILFVSYFGAKAHRPRLIGCGGIVMALGALLSALPEFLTNQYEIGERVRTDKGRDVCSNSSNSEEIWLAEKALCANKANTNMMYLLLIGAQVLLGIGATPVQPLGVSYIDDHVKKKDSSLYIGILFSTLVFGPACGFILGSLCTKFYVDAIFIDTSKLAITPDDPRWIGAWWAGFLLCGALLFCSALFMFGFPQSLPLKEREEGPESEQVMLPPNALSPDSESTKPSNGALLSHEPLNSATCCEQLRVIPKVTKHLLSNPVFTCIILAACMEIAVVAGFAAFLGKYLEQQFNLTTTSANQLLGMTAIPCACLGIFMGGLLVKKLNLSALGAIRMAMLVNLISTACYVSFLFLGCDTGPVAGVTVPYANSTLRVGEVPEAKCISHCNCSTSSISPVCGSNGVTYLSACFAGCTRSNSVQTSTGIIQNLTGCSCISPDMESAKADPGKCPTPGCQEAFLIFLCVICACSLVGAMAQTPSVIILIRTVSPELKSYALGVLFLLLRLLGFIPPPLIFGAGIDSTCLFWSSDCGDKGACLLYDNVKYRHLYVSLAIILKGVAFLLYTTTWYCLRRNYQKYIKSQEGQMTQTEFFPSLTDGPKLAGRTKFIYNLEDHEFCENMESVL; encoded by the exons GTAAGCGTTCTGACCACTCTGGAGCGACGGTTCAACCTACAAAGTGCCGATGTCGGCGTGATAGCCAGCAGCTTTGAGATCGGCAACTTGGCGCTCATCCTGTTCGTTTCGTACTTTGGAGCCAAAGCACACCGGCCTCGTCTGATCGGCTGCGGCGGGATTGTTATGGCGCTGGGCGCCCTTCTGTCAGCGCTCCCCGAGTTTCTCACCAACCAGTACGAAATTGGGGAAAGGGTGAGGACTGATAAGGGTCGGGACGTCTGctccaacagcagcaacagtgaagaAATCTGGTTGGCGGAGAAAGCTCTGTGCGCGAACAAGGCCAACACCAACATGATGTACCTGCTGCTGATTGGAGCTCAGGTCCTGCTGGGGATAGGAGCCACACCGGTGCAGCCCCTGGGGGTGTCCTACATTGATGACCACGTGAAGAAGAAAGACTCTTCACTCTACATAG GGATTCTGTTTTCCACGCTGGTGTTTGGCCCGGCCTGTGGCTTCATCCTGGGCTCCCTCTGCACCAAGTTCTACGTGGATGCCATCTTCATTGACACCA GTAAACTGGCCATCACCCCGGACGACCCGCGGTGGATCGGGGCCTGGTGGGCCGGCTTCCTCCTGTGCGGTGCCTTACTCTTCTGCTCGGCTCTCTTCATGTTTGGGTTCCCTCAGTCGCTGCCcctgaaggagagagaggaggggcccGAGAGCGAGCAGGTCATGCTGCCTCCCAATGCTCTCAGCCcggactcagagtcgaccaaacCCAGCAACGGCGCCCTGCTCAGCCATGAGCCtctcaacagcgccacctgctgtgaaCAACTGAGAG TGATCCCCAAAGTGACCAAGCACCTTCTCTCCAACCCGGTGTTCACCTGCATCATCCTGGCGGCCTGCATGGAGATCGCCGTGGTGGCCGGATTCGCGGCATTCCTGGGGAAGTACCTGGAGCAGCAGTTCAACCTGACCACCACCTCAGCCAACCAGCTCTTAG GCATGACGGCCATTCCCTGCGCCTGCCTGGGCATCTTCATGGGAGGCTTGCTGGTGAAGAAGCTGAACCTGTCGGCACTGGGGGCCATCCGCATGGCCATGCTGGTCAACCTGATCTCCACCGCCTGCTAcgtctccttcctcttcctgggTTGTGATACGGGTCCAGTCGCTGGAGTCACCGTCCCATATGCAAACAG CACACTGCGTGTGGGTGAGGTACCAGAAGCCAAGTGCATCAGCCACTGCaactgctccacctcctccatcagcccGGTCTGTGGCTCCAACGGGGTCACCTACCTGTCGGCCTGCTTCGCCGGCTGCACTCGCTCCAACAGCGTCCAGACCTCGACAGGCATCATCCAG AATCTGACTGGGTGCAGCTGCATATCACCGGACATGGAGTCCGCCAAGGCTGACCCGGGAAAGTGCCCCACTCCAGGCTGCCAGGAGGCTTTCCTCATCTTCCTGTGTGTGATCTGCGCCTGCAGCCTGGTGGGCGCCATGGCCCAGACCCCCTCCGTCATCATCCTGATCAG GACTGTGAGCCCGGAGCTGAAATCCTACGCCCTCGGAGttttgttcctgctgctgcgACTCTTAG GCTTCATCCCGCCGCCACTGATCTTCGGCGCGGGCATCGATTCCACTTGCCTTTTCTGGAGTTCGGACTGCGGCGATAAAGGCGCCTGCCTGCTCTACGACAACGTGAAGTACCGCCACCTCTACGTGAGCCTGGCCATCATCCTGAAGGGTGTGGCCTTTCTCCTCTACACCACCACGTGGTACTGTTTACGCCGGAACTACCAGAAGTACATCAAAAGCCAGGAGGGTCAGATGACACAGACTGAGTTCTTCCCCTCACTGACGGACGGGCCCAAGCTCGCCGGCAGAACCAAGTTTATTTATAACCTAGAGGACCACGAGTTTTGCGAAAACATGGAGTCTGTTTTATAG